In a single window of the Bradyrhizobium erythrophlei genome:
- the plsY gene encoding glycerol-3-phosphate 1-O-acyltransferase PlsY, whose translation MAHEALLPVAFVLGYLLGSIPFGLVLTRLAGTPDLRSIGSGNIGTTNVLRTGRKDLAAATLICDMLKGTVAVIIAGYFGGPNAAMLAALGAFLGHLFPVWLNFRGGKGVAVYIGVLIGLFWPAAVVFCVLWLATAATSRYSSLSALVASFVTPIFLWWFGQPALASLFAVLTLLLFYMHRENIARLQAGQEGRIGEK comes from the coding sequence ATGGCGCATGAAGCTTTGCTGCCGGTGGCGTTCGTGCTCGGCTATCTGCTCGGCTCGATACCGTTCGGGCTGGTCTTGACCAGGCTTGCGGGCACGCCGGATCTTCGCTCGATCGGCTCCGGCAATATCGGCACCACCAACGTGCTGCGCACCGGCCGCAAGGACCTCGCCGCGGCGACGCTGATCTGCGACATGCTCAAGGGCACGGTCGCGGTCATCATCGCAGGCTATTTTGGCGGACCCAACGCCGCGATGCTGGCGGCGCTCGGTGCCTTTCTCGGCCACCTCTTCCCGGTCTGGCTCAATTTCAGGGGCGGCAAGGGTGTCGCGGTCTATATCGGCGTGCTGATCGGGTTGTTCTGGCCGGCCGCGGTGGTGTTTTGCGTGCTGTGGCTCGCCACCGCCGCGACCTCGCGCTACTCCTCGCTGTCAGCGCTGGTCGCGAGCTTCGTCACGCCGATCTTCCTGTGGTGGTTCGGCCAGCCCGCGCTGGCCTCGCTGTTCGCCGTGCTGACCCTGCTGTTGTTCTACATGCACCGTGAAAACATCGCGCGGCTGCAGGCGGGCCAAGAGGGACGGATCGGGGAGAAGTAA
- a CDS encoding aspartate carbamoyltransferase catalytic subunit — protein MTPASKSTFVLGHRHLLGIEGLSADDITGLLDLSEEYVELNRQVDKKRTSLRGRTQINLFFEASTRTQSSFELAGKRLGADVMNMSVSSSSIRKGETLMDTAVTLNAMHPDIMVVRHHASGAVELLARKVDGSVINAGDGAHEHPTQALLDALTIRRNKGRLEGLTVAICGDVMHSRVARSNILLLNIMGARVRVVAPSTLLPRGIERMGVEVARDMREGLNGADIVMMLRLQRERMNGSFVPSSQEYFHYFGLDQKKLAYAKPDALVMHPGPMNRGVEIDSIVADGAQSLIREQVEMGVAVRMAVLEALARNLPNA, from the coding sequence ATGACCCCTGCATCGAAATCGACCTTCGTCCTCGGTCACCGGCATCTGCTGGGTATCGAGGGGCTTTCCGCTGACGACATCACCGGCCTGCTCGACCTTTCCGAGGAATATGTCGAGCTCAACCGCCAGGTCGACAAGAAGCGCACCTCACTGCGCGGCCGAACCCAGATCAACCTGTTCTTCGAGGCCTCGACCCGCACCCAATCCTCGTTCGAACTGGCCGGCAAGCGGCTGGGCGCCGACGTCATGAACATGTCCGTGTCCTCGTCCTCAATTCGCAAGGGCGAGACGCTGATGGACACCGCGGTGACGCTGAACGCCATGCACCCGGACATCATGGTGGTGCGGCACCATGCTTCCGGCGCGGTGGAGCTACTCGCGCGCAAGGTCGACGGTTCCGTCATCAACGCCGGCGACGGCGCCCATGAACATCCGACGCAAGCCCTGCTCGATGCGCTCACCATCCGCCGCAACAAGGGCCGGCTCGAGGGCCTCACCGTTGCGATCTGCGGCGACGTGATGCATTCGCGGGTGGCGCGCTCCAATATCCTGCTGCTCAACATCATGGGCGCCCGGGTGCGCGTGGTCGCGCCCTCCACGCTGCTGCCGCGCGGCATCGAGCGGATGGGCGTCGAGGTCGCCCGCGACATGCGCGAAGGCCTCAATGGCGCCGACATCGTGATGATGCTGCGGCTGCAGCGCGAGCGCATGAACGGCTCGTTCGTGCCCTCGAGCCAGGAGTACTTTCATTACTTCGGCCTCGACCAGAAGAAGCTCGCCTACGCCAAACCGGATGCGCTGGTGATGCACCCGGGCCCGATGAATCGCGGTGTCGAAATCGACTCCATCGTGGCGGATGGGGCGCAATCGCTCATCCGCGAGCAGGTCGAAATGGGAGTGGCGGTGCGAATGGCGGTGCTCGAGGCGCTGGCCCGCAACCTGCCGAACGCGTGA
- a CDS encoding dihydroorotase → MLTDRRPILLANARLIDPSRDFDGIGDVLIADGVIRESRRGIGAAGVPEGTDIVNCAGKIVAPGLIDMRAFVGEPGASHRETFASASQAAATGGITTIICQPDTSPVIDNSATVDFVLRRARDTAIVNIHPMAALTKGMGGEEMTEIGLLKAAGAVAFTDGDRSVTNAQVMRRTLSYARDFDALIVHHTEDPHLVGEGVMNEGEFAARLGLAGIPNAAEAVMLERDVRLVALTGGRYHAASLSCIDSLEILKRARDAGLPVSASVSINHVTLNENDIGPYRTFLKLSPPLRTEDDRLALVAAVASGLIDVIMSDHNPQDVEVKRLPFAEAASGAIGLETMLPAALRLIHNGEMDFSTLIRAMSTRPAELMGLPGGTLRAGSPADVIVIDADIPWVLDPADLKSQCKNTPFDEARFSGRVLRTIVGGRTVYEHV, encoded by the coding sequence ATGCTGACCGACCGCCGCCCGATCCTGCTTGCCAACGCCCGCCTGATTGATCCCTCGCGCGATTTCGACGGGATCGGCGACGTCCTGATCGCCGATGGGGTGATCCGCGAGTCCAGGCGCGGCATCGGGGCCGCCGGGGTGCCCGAAGGCACCGACATCGTCAACTGCGCCGGCAAGATCGTGGCCCCCGGGCTGATCGACATGCGCGCCTTTGTGGGCGAGCCCGGCGCCAGCCACCGCGAAACCTTTGCCTCCGCCAGCCAGGCGGCAGCGACAGGCGGCATCACCACCATCATCTGCCAGCCCGACACCTCGCCCGTGATCGACAATTCGGCGACGGTGGATTTTGTCCTGCGCCGCGCCCGCGACACCGCGATCGTCAACATCCATCCGATGGCGGCGCTGACAAAAGGCATGGGCGGCGAGGAGATGACCGAGATCGGCCTGTTGAAGGCCGCGGGCGCGGTGGCGTTCACCGACGGCGACCGTAGCGTCACCAATGCGCAGGTGATGCGGCGGACGCTGAGCTATGCCAGGGATTTCGACGCGCTGATCGTGCACCACACCGAAGACCCCCATCTGGTCGGCGAAGGCGTCATGAACGAAGGCGAGTTCGCCGCACGGCTGGGACTGGCCGGCATTCCCAACGCCGCCGAAGCCGTGATGCTGGAGCGCGACGTGCGGTTGGTCGCGCTGACCGGCGGGCGCTATCACGCGGCCTCCCTGAGCTGCATCGATTCGCTGGAAATCCTCAAGCGCGCCCGCGACGCGGGGCTGCCGGTCAGCGCCTCGGTCTCGATCAATCATGTGACGCTGAACGAAAACGACATCGGCCCGTACCGGACTTTCCTAAAGCTGTCGCCGCCGCTGCGCACCGAGGATGACCGGCTGGCGCTGGTCGCCGCCGTCGCCTCCGGGCTGATCGACGTCATCATGTCCGATCACAATCCGCAGGACGTCGAGGTCAAGCGGCTGCCATTTGCGGAGGCAGCCTCCGGCGCGATCGGCCTCGAAACCATGCTGCCGGCGGCGCTGCGGCTGATCCACAATGGCGAGATGGATTTCAGCACGCTGATCCGCGCCATGTCGACGCGTCCGGCCGAGCTCATGGGCTTGCCGGGCGGAACATTGCGCGCGGGCTCCCCGGCCGATGTCATCGTGATCGACGCCGACATCCCCTGGGTGCTCGATCCCGCCGATCTCAAATCGCAGTGCAAGAATACGCCGTTCGACGAAGCGCGTTTCTCGGGCCGCGTGCTACGCACCATCGTCGGCGGACGGACGGTCTATGAACACGTATAA
- a CDS encoding amidase: MLSLVELQRRIEQGDLSADAALVRSYEAIDALDKIIGAFVCRAEKVRATSAGPLRGIAVGIKDIIDTSDLPTEMGSKIYRDWRPRADAPVVMMLRQAGATVVGKTTTTAFASRDPTATLNPHHHDRTPGGSSSGSAAAVAAGMIPLALGTQTGGSVIRPASFCGVAAIKPSFGLLPTVGVKCYSWTLDTVGLFAAGVEDLAHGLSAMTNRPELLPGAAIERPRIGIVTQDFAGAPDTASAAALRIAADAAERAGASVRPLDLPDPVAEAWQIHETVQEFEAHRALAWEYLTRYDAMPPLLRAKLDETRGITPADYDKARGIANRGRKALAGIFDDVDVLLTFSAPGAAPKGLDWTGDPRFNRLWTLMGVPCVNIPATFTDGGLPVGVQVIAGFGDDAGALKAARFVEEALARL; encoded by the coding sequence ATGCTATCGCTCGTCGAACTCCAGCGCCGGATCGAGCAGGGCGATCTTTCGGCCGATGCGGCGCTCGTCCGGTCGTATGAGGCGATCGACGCACTCGACAAAATTATCGGCGCCTTTGTCTGTCGTGCCGAGAAGGTGCGCGCGACGAGCGCAGGGCCGCTGCGCGGCATCGCCGTCGGCATCAAGGACATCATCGATACATCGGATCTTCCGACCGAAATGGGTTCGAAGATCTATCGGGACTGGCGGCCGCGCGCGGATGCGCCTGTGGTGATGATGCTCAGGCAGGCGGGTGCGACGGTCGTCGGCAAGACCACGACGACGGCGTTTGCATCGCGCGATCCGACCGCGACGCTCAATCCGCACCATCACGATCGTACCCCGGGCGGATCGTCCTCGGGCTCCGCGGCGGCAGTCGCGGCCGGAATGATTCCGCTGGCGCTGGGAACGCAGACCGGGGGCTCGGTGATCCGGCCGGCGTCGTTCTGCGGCGTCGCCGCCATAAAACCGTCGTTCGGGCTGCTGCCGACGGTCGGCGTGAAGTGTTATTCGTGGACGCTGGATACCGTTGGCCTGTTCGCGGCCGGGGTCGAAGACCTCGCGCACGGCCTTTCGGCCATGACCAACCGGCCCGAACTGCTGCCAGGCGCCGCAATCGAGAGGCCGCGTATCGGGATTGTGACGCAGGATTTCGCCGGCGCGCCGGACACAGCGAGCGCAGCGGCGCTGCGGATCGCGGCTGACGCGGCTGAGCGCGCCGGCGCTTCCGTTCGCCCGCTCGACTTGCCCGATCCCGTCGCGGAGGCGTGGCAGATCCACGAGACCGTGCAGGAATTCGAAGCGCATCGGGCGTTGGCCTGGGAATACCTGACGCGGTATGACGCCATGCCGCCGCTGCTGCGCGCCAAACTCGACGAAACCAGGGGCATAACGCCCGCCGATTACGACAAGGCGCGCGGAATTGCGAACCGGGGCCGCAAGGCATTGGCGGGGATCTTCGATGACGTTGATGTCCTGCTGACGTTCTCCGCGCCGGGCGCCGCCCCGAAGGGACTCGACTGGACCGGCGATCCCCGTTTCAACCGGCTCTGGACGCTGATGGGCGTCCCCTGCGTCAACATTCCCGCCACCTTCACTGACGGTGGATTGCCTGTGGGCGTGCAGGTGATCGCGGGATTTGGTGACGACGCTGGAGCGCTTAAGGCTGCACGTTTCGTTGAAGAAGCGTTGGCGAGGTTATGA